The Thermococcus thermotolerans genome contains a region encoding:
- a CDS encoding DUF211 domain-containing protein encodes MAKGIRLLVLDVLKPHQPMVTELALGLSELEGVDGVNITLVEIDKETENVKITMVGDNLDYDEIVRTIEEFGGVVHSIDMVAAGKKIVEEGETPQDKLEEY; translated from the coding sequence ATGGCGAAGGGGATACGACTTCTAGTCCTGGACGTGCTCAAGCCACACCAGCCCATGGTGACGGAGCTGGCGCTTGGACTCAGCGAGCTTGAGGGCGTCGACGGCGTCAACATAACGCTGGTGGAGATAGACAAGGAAACGGAGAACGTCAAGATAACGATGGTCGGCGACAACCTCGATTACGATGAGATAGTCAGAACCATCGAGGAGTTCGGCGGGGTAGTCCACAGCATAGACATGGTCGCGGCGGGCAAAAAGATAGTTGAGGAAGGAGAAACTCCCCAGGACAAGCTGGAGGAGTATTGA
- a CDS encoding ArsR/SmtB family transcription factor, with product MREVLIITEPEKVKVLSEETRFKILQLLRDRPMTINELSDAIGKDRTTIYRHVKMLESAGLVEELEIHGNERVYARAARIFLIKADPDESIEEFRQAYLQVEAEKLVQILEKAGFRIEDREMLKKLAKEVLNEIELNSQPIIKMISQADVDLTEIELFHLLNMLVFLQSCELCEKAKEVRKLVGF from the coding sequence TTGAGGGAAGTTCTAATTATCACCGAGCCCGAAAAGGTCAAGGTTCTCTCCGAGGAGACGCGCTTTAAAATCCTTCAACTGCTCAGAGACAGACCAATGACGATCAACGAGCTCAGCGACGCCATAGGGAAGGACAGAACGACCATATACAGGCACGTGAAGATGCTTGAATCAGCGGGCCTCGTGGAGGAGCTGGAGATTCACGGGAACGAGAGGGTCTACGCAAGGGCTGCGAGGATATTCCTCATAAAAGCAGACCCGGATGAGAGCATCGAGGAGTTCAGACAGGCGTACCTGCAGGTTGAGGCAGAGAAACTTGTCCAGATTCTGGAGAAGGCAGGATTCCGGATAGAGGACAGGGAGATGCTCAAGAAACTGGCGAAGGAAGTCCTGAACGAGATAGAGCTCAACTCCCAGCCCATAATCAAAATGATATCCCAGGCCGACGTTGACCTCACGGAGATAGAGCTCTTCCATCTCCTCAACATGCTGGTCTTCCTCCAGAGCTGCGAACTCTGTGAGAAGGCAAAGGAAGTGAGAAAGCTGGTTGGGTTCTAA
- a CDS encoding alpha-amylase yields MARKVLVALLVLLVFLSVSAVPAKAETLENGGVIMQAFYWDVPMGGIWWDTIAQKIPDWASAGISAIWIPPASKGMSGGYSMGYDPYDYFDLGEYYQKGTVETRFGSKRELINMINTAHAYGMKVIADIVINHRAGGDLEWNPFVNDYTWTDFSKVASGKYTANYLDFHPNELHAGDSGTFGGYPDICHDKSWDQYWLWASSESYAAYLRSIGIDAWRFDYVKGYAPWVVKDWLDWWGGWAVGEYWDTNVDALLNWAYASGAKVFDFPLYYKMDEAFDNNNIPALVDALRYGQTVVSRDPFKAVTFVANHDTDIIWNKYPAYAFILTYEGQPMIFYRDYEEWLNKDRLRNLIWIHDNLAGGSTDIVYYDSDELIFVRNGYGNKPGLITYINLGPSRVGRWVYVPKFAGSCIHEYTGNLGGWVDKYVSSSGWVYLEAPAHDPANGQYGYSVWSYCGVG; encoded by the coding sequence ATGGCCAGGAAAGTGTTGGTTGCACTTCTCGTACTTCTGGTATTTCTCAGCGTCTCGGCAGTTCCGGCAAAGGCGGAAACCCTTGAGAACGGCGGCGTTATAATGCAGGCCTTCTACTGGGACGTTCCCATGGGCGGTATCTGGTGGGACACGATAGCCCAGAAGATACCGGACTGGGCGAGCGCCGGGATTTCGGCGATATGGATTCCTCCCGCGAGCAAGGGCATGAGCGGAGGTTACTCGATGGGCTACGACCCCTACGACTACTTCGACCTCGGCGAGTACTACCAGAAAGGAACGGTGGAGACGAGGTTCGGCTCGAAGCGGGAACTCATAAACATGATAAACACCGCCCACGCCTACGGTATGAAGGTGATAGCGGACATAGTCATCAACCACCGCGCCGGCGGCGACCTGGAGTGGAACCCCTTCGTGAACGACTACACCTGGACCGACTTCTCGAAGGTCGCGTCGGGCAAGTACACGGCCAACTACCTTGACTTCCACCCGAACGAGCTCCACGCGGGCGATTCCGGAACATTCGGAGGCTACCCAGACATATGCCACGACAAGAGCTGGGACCAGTACTGGCTCTGGGCGAGCAGCGAAAGCTACGCGGCTTATCTCAGGAGCATCGGCATCGACGCCTGGCGCTTCGACTACGTCAAGGGCTACGCTCCCTGGGTCGTCAAGGACTGGCTGGACTGGTGGGGAGGCTGGGCAGTTGGAGAGTACTGGGACACCAACGTTGATGCCCTTCTCAACTGGGCCTACGCGAGCGGTGCCAAGGTCTTCGACTTCCCGCTCTACTACAAGATGGACGAGGCCTTCGATAACAACAATATCCCAGCACTTGTCGATGCCCTCAGATACGGACAGACCGTGGTCAGCCGCGACCCGTTCAAGGCGGTGACTTTCGTAGCAAACCACGACACCGACATAATCTGGAACAAGTACCCGGCCTACGCCTTCATCCTCACCTACGAGGGTCAGCCCATGATATTCTACAGGGACTATGAGGAGTGGCTCAACAAGGACAGGCTCAGGAACCTCATCTGGATACACGACAACCTCGCGGGAGGGAGCACCGACATCGTTTACTACGACAGCGACGAGCTTATTTTCGTGAGAAACGGCTACGGGAACAAGCCGGGACTGATAACCTACATCAACCTCGGCCCAAGCAGGGTCGGAAGGTGGGTCTACGTCCCGAAGTTCGCCGGCTCGTGCATACACGAATACACCGGCAACCTCGGCGGCTGGGTGGACAAGTACGTCTCCTCCAGCGGCTGGGTCTACCTTGAGGCCCCGGCCCACGACCCGGCCAACGGCCAGTACGGCTACTCCGTCTGGAGCTACTGTGGGGTGGGCTGA
- a CDS encoding translation initiation factor 2: MMMREYIHNRKFIHNFLTRLVAAEILFVIFGKYAIPEKSLQYGILWLLAMTPIILYLYRAEWQTLSKVYPPRDADRIANNLLMARYMIGFIPITAAILGSWFDGNLILLGPAGVLFALLAAKLLTDAGYPLSKEEKERIFRMEFG; this comes from the coding sequence ATGATGATGAGGGAGTACATTCACAACAGAAAGTTCATCCATAATTTTCTTACACGGTTGGTTGCGGCAGAGATATTATTTGTAATCTTTGGAAAGTACGCGATCCCTGAGAAGAGTTTGCAGTATGGCATCCTGTGGTTGCTTGCGATGACCCCAATCATTTTATACCTGTATCGAGCGGAGTGGCAAACGCTGTCAAAGGTGTATCCTCCAAGAGATGCTGACAGAATAGCTAACAACCTCCTGATGGCGCGCTATATGATAGGGTTCATACCAATAACCGCCGCAATACTGGGAAGCTGGTTCGATGGAAACCTGATACTCCTTGGCCCGGCAGGCGTTCTCTTTGCACTGCTGGCGGCAAAGCTCCTCACCGATGCCGGTTATCCCCTCAGCAAAGAGGAAAAAGAGAGGATATTCAGGATGGAATTTGGCTAA
- a CDS encoding NAD(P)H-hydrate dehydratase, with translation MRIEDVYIWDINARWLGITPYQLMENAGAGVARTIEEKFGKGLTVAVFSGTGNNGGDGFVAARHLSFENDVTLFLVGDEARIRSEEARHNWEILKRLDFVKIKVLKDSAYVKSLDLSAYDVIVDALLGAGTRGEPREPIRSAIEKINEYAGKTKIVSVDLPSGYPSQIRVKADFAVTFQWDKEEYEGFERVVVKIGYPKELYHLVGPGDAKFALRKRGEHKGQNGKLLIIGGSGDYYGAPYLASKGASYLVDLVYLAMPSEPAKRISDPDLILRPVEGKNFTKKHLEGVLALAEKADAVVIGPGIGLAEETKEFVRGFVRRCEKPMVIDADGIKAVAEDLSVLNGKTFVLTPHAGEFAVLFGVKPEGSLIEKAKVVKEKAGELDGVILLKGPYDIISDGKTWKYNRTGNRGMTTGGTGDVLAGLVGALLALGNEPLRAASVGAFLNGLAGDMVKEELGENFTALEVAKTVPYAVKWVMEF, from the coding sequence ATGCGCATCGAGGACGTTTATATCTGGGACATCAACGCTAGGTGGCTTGGGATTACGCCTTACCAGCTCATGGAGAACGCTGGAGCGGGCGTTGCCAGGACGATTGAGGAGAAGTTCGGGAAGGGCCTTACGGTGGCCGTCTTCTCAGGCACCGGAAACAACGGCGGCGATGGCTTCGTCGCGGCCAGACACCTCAGCTTTGAGAACGATGTCACGCTCTTCCTCGTTGGAGACGAGGCCAGGATAAGGAGTGAGGAGGCAAGACACAACTGGGAGATACTCAAAAGGCTCGATTTTGTGAAAATTAAAGTCCTGAAGGACTCTGCCTATGTAAAATCCCTGGATTTAAGCGCTTACGACGTTATCGTCGATGCCCTGCTCGGGGCCGGCACGAGGGGCGAGCCGAGGGAGCCGATACGCTCGGCCATCGAGAAGATAAACGAATACGCCGGAAAGACCAAGATAGTCAGCGTCGACCTGCCGAGCGGCTATCCCTCCCAGATTCGCGTTAAGGCCGACTTCGCCGTCACATTCCAGTGGGACAAGGAGGAATACGAGGGCTTCGAGCGCGTTGTGGTTAAGATAGGCTATCCCAAGGAACTCTACCACCTCGTCGGGCCGGGCGATGCGAAGTTCGCGCTAAGGAAGAGGGGTGAGCACAAGGGACAGAACGGTAAACTGCTCATCATCGGTGGGAGCGGGGACTACTACGGCGCGCCCTACCTAGCTTCCAAGGGGGCTAGCTACCTCGTCGATTTGGTTTACTTAGCGATGCCCTCCGAACCGGCGAAACGGATAAGCGACCCCGACCTGATCCTCAGGCCAGTCGAAGGGAAGAACTTCACAAAGAAGCATCTTGAGGGAGTCTTGGCACTGGCAGAAAAGGCTGACGCCGTCGTCATCGGCCCGGGAATCGGTCTCGCCGAGGAGACGAAGGAGTTCGTGAGGGGGTTCGTTAGGCGCTGTGAGAAGCCGATGGTGATTGATGCGGACGGTATTAAGGCTGTAGCCGAGGATTTGAGCGTTCTCAATGGAAAGACCTTTGTCTTAACTCCCCACGCGGGTGAGTTTGCGGTTCTCTTTGGCGTCAAGCCCGAGGGTTCACTCATAGAGAAGGCCAAAGTGGTGAAGGAGAAGGCCGGCGAGCTCGACGGTGTTATCCTTCTCAAAGGTCCCTACGACATCATCAGCGACGGGAAGACCTGGAAGTATAACCGGACCGGGAACAGGGGCATGACCACCGGTGGAACCGGGGACGTTTTGGCGGGCCTCGTTGGTGCACTCCTCGCGCTCGGCAACGAACCGCTGAGGGCCGCTTCCGTTGGTGCCTTCCTCAACGGCCTCGCGGGGGATATGGTGAAGGAGGAGCTCGGCGAGAACTTCACGGCCTTGGAGGTTGCCAAAACGGTTCCGTATGCCGTGAAGTGGGTGATGGAGTTCTGA
- a CDS encoding [protein ADP-ribosylglutamate] hydrolase, with translation MVSFEIVRGDITRFPAEAIVNAANRYLEHGGGVAYAIAKAAAGDAREYIRISKGAMREQLGKNSIEHGEVVVTPAMRLEKYGIKYVIHTVGPYCGGVWDEDRKERLRKAIMGALRKADELGVKTIAFPAISAGIYGCPLEEVVRTFKGVVEEFSKEAKSVEKVYLVLYSGRDYRTAVETLGLH, from the coding sequence GTGGTCTCCTTCGAGATTGTCCGTGGGGACATAACCCGCTTTCCGGCCGAGGCCATAGTCAACGCCGCGAACCGCTATCTGGAACACGGAGGTGGCGTCGCCTACGCGATAGCAAAGGCCGCCGCTGGAGACGCCCGCGAGTATATCAGGATAAGCAAGGGAGCCATGAGGGAGCAGCTCGGAAAGAACTCCATCGAGCACGGCGAGGTCGTTGTAACGCCGGCGATGAGGCTTGAAAAATACGGAATCAAGTACGTCATTCACACGGTCGGGCCATACTGCGGCGGCGTCTGGGATGAGGACAGGAAGGAGAGGCTCCGAAAAGCAATTATGGGAGCGCTGAGGAAGGCCGACGAGCTCGGTGTCAAAACCATAGCCTTCCCTGCCATAAGCGCCGGCATCTACGGCTGTCCGCTTGAGGAGGTTGTGAGGACGTTTAAGGGGGTCGTTGAGGAATTCTCGAAGGAAGCGAAGAGCGTGGAGAAAGTCTATCTCGTGCTGTACTCGGGGAGGGATTACAGAACCGCAGTTGAAACCCTCGGTTTGCACTGA
- a CDS encoding amidohydrolase family protein: MSILIKNGRVIYGEGFEVVEGDVLIEGNRIVKVAKNITEPADTVIDAKGRVVSPAFVNLHTHSPMGLFRGLADDLPLMDWLQNHIWPREAKLTREYTKVGAYLGALEMIKSGTGTFLDMYFFMDAVAEVVEEAGLRGYLSYGMIDLGDPEKTEKEIKEALRVMEFIEKLGSDRVHFVFGPHAPYTCSIALLKEVRRLANEHGKLITIHVSETMAEIGQISERYGKSPVVLLDEIGFFGSDVIIAHGVWLDSRDIQILARHGVTVAHNPASNMKLASGVMPLQRLLNAGVNVGLGTDGAASNNNLDMLDEMKLVALLHKVHNLDPTVADAKTVFRMATLNGARALRLNAGVIKEGYLADIAIIDFNRPHLRPINNVISHLVYSASGNDVETTIVDGKILMLDREVLTLDEEKIIEDAEKTIEKLA; encoded by the coding sequence ATGAGCATTCTCATCAAAAACGGCCGCGTTATCTACGGCGAGGGCTTTGAGGTCGTTGAGGGTGACGTTCTCATTGAGGGAAATCGAATCGTTAAGGTGGCCAAAAACATCACAGAGCCCGCTGACACGGTCATAGACGCCAAGGGGCGCGTTGTCTCTCCGGCCTTCGTAAACCTCCACACCCACTCACCAATGGGTCTCTTCCGTGGCCTGGCTGACGACCTTCCGCTGATGGACTGGTTGCAGAACCACATATGGCCGAGGGAAGCAAAGCTTACGAGGGAGTACACCAAGGTTGGGGCATACCTAGGTGCGCTGGAGATGATAAAGAGCGGGACCGGCACGTTTCTCGACATGTACTTCTTCATGGACGCCGTTGCCGAGGTTGTGGAGGAAGCCGGCCTGCGTGGGTACCTCAGCTACGGCATGATAGACCTCGGCGACCCCGAGAAAACCGAGAAGGAGATCAAAGAGGCCCTCCGGGTGATGGAGTTTATCGAGAAGCTCGGCTCCGACAGGGTTCACTTTGTCTTCGGGCCGCACGCACCGTACACCTGCTCCATAGCCCTCCTCAAGGAGGTAAGGAGGCTCGCGAACGAGCACGGCAAGCTCATCACCATCCACGTGAGCGAGACGATGGCCGAGATAGGCCAGATAAGCGAGCGCTATGGCAAGAGCCCCGTGGTTTTGCTCGATGAAATCGGCTTCTTTGGGAGCGACGTTATAATCGCCCACGGCGTCTGGCTTGACAGCAGGGACATCCAGATACTCGCGAGGCACGGTGTCACCGTCGCCCATAATCCGGCGAGCAACATGAAGCTCGCGAGCGGCGTGATGCCCCTTCAGAGGCTCCTGAACGCGGGTGTAAATGTCGGTCTTGGGACCGACGGCGCCGCCAGCAATAACAACCTCGACATGCTCGACGAGATGAAGCTGGTCGCTCTCCTCCACAAGGTGCACAACCTCGATCCAACGGTTGCCGATGCTAAGACGGTCTTCAGGATGGCGACCCTCAATGGGGCCAGGGCTTTGCGCCTCAACGCCGGGGTCATAAAGGAGGGCTACCTGGCGGATATAGCAATCATTGACTTCAACCGGCCCCACTTGAGGCCAATAAACAACGTGATAAGCCACTTGGTTTATTCGGCCAGTGGAAACGACGTTGAGACTACGATAGTCGACGGAAAAATCCTCATGCTCGACCGTGAGGTCCTCACGCTCGACGAGGAGAAGATAATTGAAGATGCCGAAAAAACGATAGAGAAGCTGGCCTGA
- a CDS encoding thermonuclease family protein, translating to MGRRVLLITIVLLVVSALSFASTYEFQAYGYVTKVVDGDTVWFHSYYGYKAGETFKIRFADINAPEIYTDEGKESKAALEWLLDTYGRYVYLDVDDVYETDRYGRVVAVLYLPFWYYGYALNVNEWLVESGYASIWDHYNEFNPYSWSLWVPI from the coding sequence ATGGGTAGGAGAGTACTTTTAATAACAATAGTGCTCTTAGTGGTTTCAGCACTAAGTTTTGCCAGCACCTACGAGTTCCAGGCCTACGGCTACGTCACAAAGGTGGTTGATGGCGACACCGTGTGGTTTCACTCCTACTACGGTTACAAAGCTGGAGAAACCTTCAAGATCCGCTTCGCCGACATAAACGCGCCCGAGATATACACCGATGAAGGCAAGGAATCGAAGGCCGCTTTGGAGTGGCTCCTCGATACATACGGCCGCTACGTCTACCTCGACGTCGATGACGTCTACGAAACCGACCGCTACGGCAGGGTCGTTGCCGTGCTCTACCTTCCCTTCTGGTACTACGGCTACGCCCTGAACGTTAATGAGTGGCTCGTTGAGAGCGGCTACGCGAGCATCTGGGACCACTACAACGAGTTCAACCCCTACTCCTGGAGCCTCTGGGTTCCCATTTGA
- a CDS encoding S-methyl-5'-thioadenosine phosphorylase — MVKIGIMGGSGVYGVFEPKETVKVHTPYGRPSAPVEIGEIGGVEVAFIPRHGKHHEFPPHEVPYRANIWALKELGVETVIGITAVGSLREEYKPGDIVITDQFIDFTKKRDYTFYNGPRVAHVSMADPFCPEIRKIFYETAKELGFPVHEKGTYVCIEGPRFSTRAESFMFRQFAHIIGMTLVPEVNLARELGMCYANIATVTDYDVWAEKPVDAQEVLKVMAENNYKVQELLKKAIPLIPEERKCGCADVLKSMFV; from the coding sequence ATGGTGAAGATTGGTATCATGGGTGGTTCAGGTGTTTACGGCGTCTTCGAGCCTAAGGAAACGGTGAAGGTCCACACCCCCTACGGCAGGCCTTCGGCTCCAGTGGAAATAGGGGAGATAGGGGGCGTTGAGGTAGCCTTCATACCTCGTCACGGCAAGCATCACGAGTTCCCACCGCACGAGGTTCCCTATCGCGCGAACATCTGGGCGCTCAAGGAACTGGGCGTCGAGACGGTCATCGGCATTACCGCCGTCGGCTCGCTCCGCGAGGAGTACAAGCCGGGAGACATCGTCATAACAGACCAGTTCATCGACTTTACCAAGAAGCGCGACTACACATTCTACAACGGACCGCGCGTCGCCCACGTGAGCATGGCCGACCCATTCTGCCCTGAGATAAGGAAAATCTTCTACGAGACGGCCAAAGAGCTCGGCTTCCCAGTCCACGAGAAGGGCACCTACGTCTGTATCGAGGGGCCGAGGTTCTCAACGAGGGCAGAAAGCTTCATGTTCAGGCAGTTCGCCCACATCATCGGCATGACGCTTGTCCCGGAGGTAAACCTCGCCAGGGAGCTTGGAATGTGCTACGCGAACATCGCAACGGTCACCGACTACGACGTCTGGGCCGAGAAGCCGGTTGACGCTCAGGAGGTGCTCAAGGTCATGGCCGAGAACAACTACAAGGTTCAGGAACTGCTCAAGAAGGCCATCCCGCTCATTCCGGAGGAGAGAAAGTGCGGCTGCGCCGATGTTTTGAAGAGCATGTTCGTGTGA
- a CDS encoding proteasome assembly chaperone family protein, whose amino-acid sequence MENGSPVKIVLPEIKNPILIEGYPGIGLVGHIAANFLAKELEMEMIGYVESPFIPPMALIFDGKPNPPLRFYGKDNIILATADIYVPPTLVSEIARELVRYLKDSGADKIVSLGGIGIGFFKEKMDVWGVGAKEELNRELENLGVKILQYGSIMGMSGKLLWEASKEKLDAYVLLGETFGDRPDPRAAANVIEILKKLTPIEVSTEPLIKEAEMIETQLRKMHEQMEQARRKAEKQYESIYL is encoded by the coding sequence GTGGAAAACGGGAGTCCGGTCAAGATAGTTCTGCCGGAGATAAAAAACCCCATCCTGATAGAGGGCTATCCCGGAATAGGCCTGGTCGGCCACATAGCGGCCAACTTCCTGGCGAAGGAGCTTGAAATGGAGATGATAGGCTACGTGGAGAGCCCGTTCATCCCGCCCATGGCCCTGATCTTCGATGGGAAACCCAACCCTCCGCTCAGGTTCTACGGGAAGGACAACATAATACTGGCAACGGCCGACATCTACGTGCCCCCAACCCTCGTGAGCGAGATAGCCCGGGAGCTCGTGAGGTACCTCAAGGACTCGGGGGCTGACAAGATAGTGTCCCTCGGGGGCATAGGAATAGGCTTCTTCAAGGAGAAGATGGACGTCTGGGGGGTTGGGGCAAAGGAAGAGCTGAACAGGGAGCTTGAGAATCTGGGCGTGAAAATCCTCCAGTACGGTTCGATAATGGGGATGAGCGGAAAGCTCCTCTGGGAGGCGAGCAAGGAAAAACTCGACGCCTACGTCCTCCTCGGGGAGACGTTCGGGGACAGACCCGACCCGAGGGCAGCAGCGAACGTCATAGAAATCCTCAAGAAGCTGACGCCGATAGAGGTCTCAACGGAGCCGCTCATCAAGGAGGCGGAGATGATAGAGACCCAGCTGAGGAAGATGCACGAGCAGATGGAGCAGGCAAGAAGAAAGGCCGAGAAGCAGTACGAGAGCATCTACCTGTGA
- a CDS encoding DUF473 domain-containing protein gives MEAITLAGIARRVLDELLRSPYKTLELRSARNVIALEKAQELGRVFLTYETFQDVTVGTEGLLAEILRLESMEQRIPWEESDEREVTVCRAQVRLLGLGRIVEVRKRNTVLVVRVREMLPQEMDIG, from the coding sequence ATGGAGGCTATAACCCTCGCCGGAATCGCGAGGCGGGTTCTCGATGAGCTTTTGCGGAGCCCGTACAAGACCCTTGAGCTAAGAAGCGCAAGGAACGTCATTGCCCTCGAAAAGGCTCAAGAGCTTGGACGGGTCTTCCTCACATACGAGACATTCCAGGATGTCACCGTGGGCACGGAAGGGCTTCTCGCGGAGATACTCCGCCTGGAGAGCATGGAGCAGAGGATTCCATGGGAGGAGAGCGACGAGAGGGAAGTGACAGTGTGCAGGGCGCAGGTGAGGCTCCTCGGCCTCGGTAGAATAGTCGAGGTGAGGAAGAGGAACACGGTGCTGGTGGTCAGGGTTCGCGAGATGTTGCCGCAGGAGATGGACATAGGCTAA
- the nucS gene encoding endonuclease NucS produces the protein MSKVEAVQNPSRDELLRIVDSALSSEAMLTIFARCKVHYDGRAKSELGSGDRVIIIKPDGAFLIHQSRKREPVNWQPPGSFVTVEERDGVIILRSVRRKPKEILEVELEEVYLVSLFKAEDYEELALTGSEAEMAEMVFRNPELIEPGFKPLFREKQIGHGIVDILGRDRDGNLVVLELKRRKADLHAVSQLKRYVEALGKEHRNVRGILVAPSLTAGAKKLLEKEGLEFRRVQPPKREKLGKGRQKTLF, from the coding sequence ATGTCGAAAGTTGAGGCCGTTCAGAACCCCTCCCGCGATGAGCTCTTGAGGATAGTCGATTCCGCCCTGTCGTCCGAGGCAATGCTGACGATATTTGCCCGGTGTAAGGTTCACTACGACGGGAGAGCCAAGAGCGAGCTCGGCTCCGGCGACAGGGTGATAATAATCAAGCCGGATGGTGCCTTTCTCATTCACCAGAGCAGGAAGAGGGAACCCGTCAACTGGCAGCCGCCCGGGAGCTTCGTAACGGTTGAGGAGCGCGATGGCGTAATCATCCTCCGCTCCGTGAGGAGGAAGCCGAAGGAGATACTCGAAGTTGAGCTGGAAGAGGTTTATCTAGTTTCTCTTTTCAAGGCCGAGGACTACGAGGAGCTTGCTTTGACCGGCAGCGAGGCCGAGATGGCGGAGATGGTATTCCGAAATCCCGAACTCATCGAGCCGGGCTTCAAGCCCCTCTTCCGGGAAAAGCAGATCGGCCACGGCATAGTGGACATCCTCGGCCGCGATAGGGACGGAAACCTCGTCGTCCTTGAACTTAAGCGCAGGAAGGCCGACCTGCATGCCGTCAGCCAGCTCAAGCGCTACGTCGAAGCCCTGGGAAAGGAGCACAGGAACGTCAGGGGAATACTGGTCGCGCCGTCCCTGACTGCTGGTGCAAAGAAGCTCCTCGAAAAGGAGGGCCTTGAGTTCAGAAGGGTTCAGCCACCGAAGAGGGAAAAGCTCGGAAAAGGCAGGCAGAAAACTCTTTTTTAG